From one Pontibacillus sp. HMF3514 genomic stretch:
- the merR gene encoding Hg(II)-responsive transcriptional regulator, whose translation MEIKISELAKICDVNKETIRYYERKSLIRKPFRNNSGYRIYGESTIKRVKFIKKMQDLGFTLNEIHKLLGVVDKDADRCQDMYQFVSEKQQNVERKIRELQHIQKVLNDLKAYCPNEKDLYTCPIIENVIEGGGTEVGDV comes from the coding sequence TTGGAAATTAAAATTAGCGAATTAGCTAAGATATGTGATGTGAATAAAGAAACTATCCGTTATTATGAACGTAAATCTTTAATTCGAAAGCCGTTTCGGAATAACTCTGGTTATCGTATTTACGGAGAGTCTACGATAAAACGGGTTAAATTTATCAAAAAAATGCAGGATCTTGGTTTTACTCTGAATGAAATACACAAATTGTTAGGAGTGGTCGACAAAGATGCTGACCGTTGTCAAGATATGTATCAATTCGTTTCAGAGAAGCAACAGAATGTAGAAAGGAAAATTAGAGAATTACAACATATTCAAAAAGTTTTGAATGATTTGAAGGCGTATTGTCCCAACGAAAAAGATCTTTATACTTGCCCTATCATAGAAAACGTGATTGAAGGTGGAGGAACAGAGGTGGGGGATGTATGA
- the merF gene encoding mercury resistance system transport protein MerF, producing the protein MRENKWFIGSLIGFFVTLLCCVTPLLVVLLGLVGLGAWIGYLDYVLIPFLIGFMLIAVGAYKRRKRTSSKDCCS; encoded by the coding sequence ATGAGAGAGAATAAATGGTTTATCGGAAGCTTAATCGGATTCTTTGTAACTCTTCTTTGCTGTGTAACGCCTTTATTAGTTGTTTTATTAGGATTGGTTGGTTTAGGAGCGTGGATTGGATATTTGGATTACGTTCTCATTCCGTTTTTGATTGGTTTTATGTTAATTGCAGTAGGAGCTTATAAAAGAAGAAAACGAACATCATCCAAAGACTGCTGTTCTTAA
- the merA gene encoding mercury(II) reductase, which yields MRNIKLVVKGMTCNACEDHVRHMLQKNGAENVRVNYQEGKAEFQLRDVYKEEDIRKELQKTRYQPREMFRISSDDEKDSTDETYDYDFLIIGSGGAAFSAAIQATENGLRVAMVEKGEVGGTCVNIGCVPSKTLLQAGHIQFQTEQHLFEGLNTSADQPDMKGLQNQKEQLVQQLRKEKYEDLIQEYGFDLIKGEAYFRDSHTVSVEGRDLTAKTFLIATGASPFIPDIPGLKGTNFLTSTLALELKEVPKHLVIIGSGYIALELGQMYRHLGAEVTLLQRSSNILKHYDPEISETVENMLKEEGITLIKDVVYKKVEENNGQKFVHIEVEGKPKYIQGDQLLVAAGRKPNTEKLHVENIGLELGEHGEVLTNDYLETNIPHIYAAGDVTLSPQFVYVAAHQGGIVGQNVSKQTKKTQKLAHIPTVTFTTPSIASIGWTEHQAKQAGYDVTTSVLPLESVPRAIVNHQKLGVFKLIMDKKNNQIMGAHVVAENAGDVIYAATLAVKFNLTADDLQETMAPYLTMAEGLKLASLTFDKDVSKLSCCAG from the coding sequence ATGAGAAATATTAAACTGGTAGTAAAAGGAATGACATGTAATGCCTGTGAAGATCATGTGCGACATATGCTACAAAAAAATGGCGCTGAAAATGTTCGTGTGAATTATCAAGAAGGAAAGGCTGAATTTCAACTACGAGATGTATACAAGGAAGAGGATATACGGAAAGAACTACAAAAGACAAGGTATCAACCAAGGGAAATGTTTCGTATATCTTCGGATGATGAAAAAGATTCAACAGATGAAACTTATGATTATGATTTTTTAATTATTGGTTCTGGTGGAGCCGCCTTTTCAGCGGCAATCCAAGCTACTGAAAATGGATTACGTGTAGCTATGGTAGAGAAGGGGGAAGTTGGGGGGACGTGTGTAAATATCGGATGCGTACCTTCTAAAACCCTTCTTCAAGCTGGACACATTCAATTTCAAACCGAACAACACCTATTCGAAGGTTTAAACACGTCGGCAGACCAACCAGATATGAAGGGACTACAGAACCAAAAAGAGCAATTGGTTCAACAATTACGTAAAGAGAAGTACGAAGATCTTATTCAGGAATACGGGTTCGATCTCATTAAAGGGGAAGCTTACTTCCGTGATTCACACACCGTTTCCGTCGAGGGAAGAGATTTAACAGCTAAAACCTTTTTAATTGCCACAGGTGCCTCTCCTTTCATTCCGGACATTCCCGGATTGAAAGGGACTAACTTTCTTACAAGCACGCTTGCTTTAGAGTTGAAAGAAGTACCTAAGCATCTGGTTATTATAGGGTCCGGTTACATTGCTCTAGAATTAGGACAGATGTATCGCCACTTAGGCGCTGAAGTTACACTCTTGCAACGCAGTTCGAATATCTTGAAACATTATGATCCAGAGATCTCTGAGACCGTTGAAAATATGTTAAAAGAAGAAGGTATTACATTAATAAAAGATGTTGTTTATAAAAAAGTCGAGGAGAATAACGGTCAAAAGTTCGTCCATATTGAAGTGGAAGGCAAGCCAAAATACATTCAAGGTGATCAACTTTTAGTTGCTGCAGGAAGAAAGCCCAATACAGAGAAACTCCATGTAGAAAACATCGGTTTAGAATTGGGGGAACATGGTGAAGTACTCACGAATGACTACTTAGAGACGAATATCCCCCATATCTATGCAGCTGGTGATGTAACACTTAGCCCTCAATTCGTTTATGTGGCAGCTCACCAAGGGGGCATCGTTGGACAAAACGTATCGAAGCAAACGAAAAAAACACAAAAATTGGCACATATACCGACGGTTACGTTTACGACTCCTTCAATTGCTTCAATTGGATGGACAGAACACCAGGCCAAACAAGCGGGGTATGATGTGACGACATCCGTTCTTCCATTAGAATCAGTTCCAAGAGCAATAGTGAACCATCAAAAACTTGGTGTTTTCAAACTGATCATGGATAAAAAAAACAACCAGATTATGGGTGCCCATGTGGTTGCTGAAAATGCAGGGGATGTCATTTATGCAGCTACGTTAGCCGTCAAATTCAATTTAACAGCTGATGACCTTCAAGAAACCATGGCACCTTATCTTACGATGGCTGAAGGATTGAAATTAGCCAGCCTTACGTTCGATAAAGATGTATCCAAACTGTCTTGTTGTGCTGGTTAG
- a CDS encoding DoxX family protein encodes MVSWLRSSKIASAILTLLRLFVGWKFLSAGWGKMFGPEPFNATGFIKGAISKSSGEHPSVQQWYASFLENFVLPNVELFNFLVPLGEVLVGTGLILGVFTRFSSLMGAFLNFSFLFAGTISVNPNLIIMEFIIIASGTNAGRYGIDYYLSPLLGRTTRSKNNTDEIRQY; translated from the coding sequence ATGGTTTCATGGTTACGTTCAAGTAAAATCGCGTCTGCAATATTAACTCTATTAAGATTGTTTGTTGGGTGGAAATTCCTTTCAGCAGGATGGGGGAAAATGTTTGGACCAGAACCTTTTAATGCAACTGGATTCATAAAAGGAGCTATTAGTAAATCTAGTGGAGAACACCCCTCAGTACAACAGTGGTATGCAAGTTTTCTAGAAAACTTCGTCTTACCGAATGTTGAACTTTTCAACTTCTTAGTTCCTTTAGGAGAAGTCCTCGTTGGAACTGGATTGATCCTAGGTGTATTCACAAGATTTTCTAGCTTGATGGGTGCATTTCTAAACTTTAGTTTCTTATTCGCGGGTACTATTAGTGTTAATCCTAATCTCATCATAATGGAATTTATCATTATTGCTAGTGGTACAAATGCCGGTCGTTATGGAATTGATTATTATTTGAGTCCTTTACTTGGTAGGACCACTCGCTCTAAAAATAACACGGATGAAATTAGACAATACTAA
- a CDS encoding HMA2 domain-containing protein, with translation MLYEVKKLLLTRRIKDLLEKNQITILHYIPGRVRLCSPLWKQHPEIITRLIFECKNENRIRSVTYSNETGSLLVKFDATPVTDLYQIEMWIETLGSILNGNK, from the coding sequence ATGCTTTATGAAGTAAAAAAACTATTACTAACAAGACGTATAAAAGATTTGTTAGAAAAGAATCAAATAACTATTTTACATTACATACCAGGTAGAGTACGTCTATGTTCTCCTCTGTGGAAACAACATCCTGAAATAATCACACGCTTAATATTCGAATGTAAGAATGAAAATAGAATTCGTTCGGTTACTTATTCAAACGAAACAGGAAGTTTATTAGTGAAATTTGATGCAACTCCTGTTACAGATTTATACCAAATTGAAATGTGGATTGAAACTTTAGGATCCATATTGAATGGCAATAAGTAA
- a CDS encoding HMA2 domain-containing protein, protein MISSLLGISTSIIAPKLLSNLKDQKIHILHVMPGRIRLQCDQWKNKLVAQSLESSYKQIPVIKDVKCSPYTGSLLLEFNVQHLDPDHFHQLLQHAVNVSQELYPSMESELMKKMRGTVNSFDGLIKKRTSGKVDVDSLLLLIMLGKGVTGFNRNPAFSSSLLFWAYTLIKNEVEIKDDN, encoded by the coding sequence ATGATCTCTTCTTTGCTGGGTATTAGCACGTCTATAATCGCACCCAAGCTACTTTCCAACTTGAAAGATCAAAAGATACACATTCTACATGTTATGCCGGGGAGAATTAGATTACAGTGTGACCAATGGAAAAACAAATTAGTCGCACAGTCATTAGAAAGCTCATACAAACAAATACCAGTCATTAAAGACGTTAAATGCTCTCCATATACTGGTAGTTTATTACTGGAGTTTAATGTACAACATTTAGACCCTGATCATTTTCACCAATTATTGCAACACGCGGTAAATGTATCTCAAGAATTGTATCCAAGCATGGAATCGGAATTAATGAAGAAAATGCGTGGTACCGTAAATTCTTTTGATGGTCTTATTAAAAAAAGAACTTCAGGTAAGGTAGATGTAGACTCTTTACTTTTGTTGATCATGTTAGGTAAAGGAGTAACGGGTTTCAATAGAAATCCTGCCTTTTCTAGCAGTTTATTGTTTTGGGCCTACACCCTTATTAAAAATGAGGTAGAAATTAAAGATGATAACTAA
- a CDS encoding cation-translocating P-type ATPase — MITNYTVIHKLPGRTRLRVHSENRPVEIESFFRIVPCVKSAYYTVETQSVLIYHSAEISWEQIVEMIKARLSKFPFENHNQDLAQAKKNLFHIILGSGVVILDILFSTSRISKMGLSNFRQFSSIAALFSSVDIFKNGFQSLIKDHRVNADTLTSSAILASILKGTPKSALVITIMSNISDLLSSYSMNRTQNYVRNMLQLNVSYVWKISESGAEVKVPLQEIQQGDEIAVFIGEKIPVDGIVIDGAGSIDESSITGEYIPNEVIRNSHVYAGSILKDGHLKIKVEKIGEDTTVKKIVHMIEEAQNKKAPIQTISDRISEKLVPVSFLMAGLVYVFTKDWNRVLNMLVIDYVCGLKLSTVTAISSAIGKAAQKGILIKGGEVIESLSKTNTLILDKTGTITEGKPVVEKIIAFYGNSEEDVIRYAASAEEHSSHPIAEGILKKVKEMNVEVPEHDHSQMETVIGRGIHAVVNEKHVHVGNLMFMNDANVDVSPLSTYEYDVQSDNNFVYVSYDYQLIGMISIYDQVRNGMKRTVDQLRRQGIGEIIMLTGDKEHAAQTIAEELHLDSYQAELMPEEKAHCIKTYKQRNNTVMMVGDGINDAPSLAHADIGLTMGAKRTDIAMEASNIIITSDDPLAISDTIRLSHQTMKTIKQNFVVTIVVNTSAILLGSLGVISPIIGAALHNGATILVVLNGAKILFWGEHKSGSEIRYHSRNSRSATYNYSSIRR, encoded by the coding sequence ATGATAACTAATTACACTGTTATACATAAACTGCCAGGCCGTACTCGGTTAAGAGTTCACTCAGAAAATAGGCCAGTTGAAATAGAGTCATTTTTCCGTATTGTGCCTTGTGTTAAGTCAGCCTATTACACAGTGGAAACACAATCTGTTTTAATATATCACTCTGCAGAGATATCTTGGGAACAAATTGTGGAAATGATTAAGGCGCGATTATCTAAATTCCCATTTGAAAATCATAATCAAGACCTTGCTCAAGCAAAGAAAAACCTATTCCATATTATTCTAGGGTCAGGTGTTGTCATCTTAGATATTTTGTTCTCAACTTCTCGCATATCCAAAATGGGCCTATCTAATTTTAGGCAGTTTTCCTCAATAGCAGCTCTTTTTTCTTCTGTCGACATATTCAAAAATGGTTTTCAGTCCCTGATAAAAGACCATCGTGTGAACGCTGATACTCTAACTTCATCAGCTATTTTAGCTTCTATTTTAAAGGGAACACCTAAGTCAGCCCTAGTCATAACGATCATGTCCAATATAAGTGATCTCCTTTCTTCTTATTCAATGAATCGTACCCAGAATTATGTACGTAATATGCTGCAGTTAAATGTGTCTTACGTATGGAAAATTAGTGAATCAGGTGCGGAAGTAAAAGTTCCTCTTCAAGAAATTCAACAAGGAGATGAAATTGCAGTTTTTATCGGAGAAAAGATTCCTGTAGATGGAATAGTCATAGATGGAGCGGGATCTATAGATGAGTCATCCATAACTGGAGAATACATTCCCAATGAAGTCATCAGGAATAGCCATGTGTACGCTGGAAGCATTTTGAAGGATGGGCATTTGAAAATTAAAGTGGAAAAAATTGGCGAAGATACTACTGTCAAAAAGATTGTGCACATGATTGAAGAAGCACAAAATAAAAAGGCCCCAATTCAAACGATATCTGATCGAATATCAGAAAAACTTGTCCCGGTTTCCTTTTTAATGGCCGGACTTGTCTATGTGTTTACAAAAGATTGGAACCGTGTGTTAAATATGTTGGTTATTGATTACGTATGTGGTTTAAAACTATCAACGGTTACTGCCATCTCTTCCGCAATAGGAAAAGCTGCCCAGAAGGGTATTTTAATTAAAGGTGGAGAAGTTATTGAAAGTTTGAGCAAAACGAACACATTAATCCTTGATAAAACAGGCACTATCACAGAAGGAAAACCTGTGGTGGAAAAAATTATTGCTTTCTATGGTAATTCAGAGGAGGATGTTATTCGGTATGCTGCATCTGCGGAAGAGCACTCATCTCATCCTATAGCGGAAGGGATATTAAAAAAGGTAAAGGAAATGAATGTTGAAGTGCCTGAGCATGACCATAGCCAAATGGAAACCGTTATTGGTAGGGGGATCCATGCAGTTGTAAATGAAAAGCATGTTCATGTTGGTAACTTAATGTTTATGAATGATGCAAATGTAGACGTTTCCCCATTATCAACTTACGAATATGACGTACAGAGTGATAACAATTTTGTTTATGTATCTTATGATTACCAATTAATCGGCATGATCAGTATTTATGACCAGGTACGAAATGGGATGAAACGAACAGTAGATCAATTACGAAGACAAGGTATTGGTGAAATTATCATGCTTACTGGTGATAAGGAGCATGCAGCTCAAACAATAGCTGAAGAACTGCATTTGGACTCGTATCAAGCTGAATTAATGCCTGAAGAGAAAGCACATTGTATTAAAACCTATAAACAAAGAAATAATACAGTTATGATGGTTGGGGATGGTATAAATGATGCTCCTTCCCTCGCACATGCAGACATTGGGTTAACAATGGGAGCAAAGAGGACTGATATTGCAATGGAGGCTAGTAACATCATTATTACTTCAGATGATCCATTAGCGATATCAGATACCATAAGGCTTTCTCATCAAACAATGAAAACGATTAAGCAGAATTTTGTAGTAACAATCGTAGTTAATACCTCCGCCATATTACTTGGTTCCTTAGGTGTTATTTCCCCAATCATCGGAGCTGCGCTGCATAATGGTGCTACCATCTTAGTTGTACTGAATGGAGCCAAAATTTTATTCTGGGGGGAACATAAAAGTGGAAGTGAAATACGCTATCATTCACGAAATTCCCGGTCGGCTACGTATAATTATTCCAGCATTAGGAGATAA
- a CDS encoding HMA2 domain-containing protein, translated as MEVKYAIIHEIPGRLRIIIPALGDKKEYHAIEYMFSSLNGIKDVKIEPIIQSMVIEYNSDVVSRKNILEYISLFFKQTDLDPLDNLMVQVKPNIRKDIFRSLISGLLILIAYTRKTIGNRPDTLDYAVVISTAYTVLSHGKNKFSHPDVITGIVSMFSLGTKNILHVSLATWAVNLLEIFHDIKRSQYIH; from the coding sequence GTGGAAGTGAAATACGCTATCATTCACGAAATTCCCGGTCGGCTACGTATAATTATTCCAGCATTAGGAGATAAAAAAGAATATCATGCTATTGAATATATGTTTTCTTCCTTAAATGGTATTAAGGATGTCAAAATTGAACCGATTATTCAATCAATGGTCATTGAATATAATTCTGATGTAGTTAGTCGAAAAAATATCTTAGAATATATTTCACTCTTTTTTAAACAGACTGATTTGGATCCATTAGATAATTTAATGGTTCAGGTTAAACCGAATATTCGAAAAGATATATTTCGTTCGTTGATTTCAGGGTTATTAATTCTTATCGCCTATACTCGTAAGACTATAGGTAATCGACCAGATACACTTGATTATGCGGTTGTAATTTCTACAGCTTATACTGTTTTATCTCACGGTAAAAATAAGTTCAGTCACCCAGATGTTATAACAGGGATTGTTAGTATGTTCTCGTTAGGAACAAAAAACATTCTTCATGTATCTTTAGCCACTTGGGCTGTTAACTTGTTGGAAATTTTCCATGATATAAAAAGAAGTCAATATATTCATTAA
- a CDS encoding LacI family DNA-binding transcriptional regulator, with amino-acid sequence MVTIYDIAKKTGYSVTTVSKALNNYADVSQKTKKAILEAVEEMGYLPNSHARTLTTKKSWTIGVIFIESLGIGMKHPFFNAVIESFRKNVEVLGYDLLFASRMINNQQKSYLEQFKYRGVDGVVVVCSSFNDEQVKELMDSSIPTVVIDLHSKESAVVNSDNFAGSYKAVEYLYSLGHRSIAHIAGHATTFAGQERRNGFLTSTKTMGLDVPDEYIVNGDYFSREGGYNAMKKLLSLPNPPTAIFAAADNLAIGAIEAIKDAGYQVPDDFSIIGFDDIELAQFINPPLTTIRQDTTLIGKESADLLIKQINTQQKIAESVLVPVDLVIRDSCRFLVQEEKSKT; translated from the coding sequence ATGGTAACAATTTACGATATAGCAAAGAAAACAGGGTACTCTGTAACGACGGTTTCTAAAGCATTAAACAATTATGCCGATGTCAGCCAAAAGACAAAAAAAGCTATTTTAGAAGCTGTTGAGGAAATGGGGTATTTACCTAATTCCCACGCCAGAACATTAACGACGAAAAAGTCATGGACAATTGGCGTTATTTTTATTGAATCCCTAGGCATTGGAATGAAACATCCTTTCTTTAATGCTGTTATTGAAAGCTTCCGAAAGAATGTTGAGGTTCTGGGGTATGATTTATTATTTGCATCTAGAATGATTAACAATCAACAAAAAAGCTACTTAGAGCAATTTAAATATCGAGGCGTTGATGGAGTGGTTGTCGTTTGCTCTAGTTTTAATGATGAGCAAGTGAAAGAGCTAATGGACTCCTCTATTCCTACTGTAGTCATAGACCTACATAGCAAAGAATCTGCAGTCGTGAATTCCGATAACTTTGCAGGAAGCTATAAGGCTGTGGAATACTTGTATTCTTTAGGTCACCGATCTATAGCCCATATCGCTGGACACGCAACAACATTTGCTGGCCAAGAACGAAGAAACGGCTTCTTAACATCCACCAAAACGATGGGGTTAGATGTACCGGATGAATACATCGTGAATGGAGATTATTTCTCTCGAGAAGGTGGCTACAATGCCATGAAAAAGCTCTTATCTCTTCCGAATCCACCAACTGCCATATTTGCAGCAGCAGATAATTTGGCTATTGGTGCTATTGAAGCGATAAAGGATGCAGGGTATCAAGTACCTGATGATTTCTCCATCATAGGATTTGATGATATAGAATTAGCACAGTTCATAAACCCACCTCTTACAACGATCCGACAAGACACTACATTAATCGGTAAAGAATCGGCTGATTTACTCATTAAGCAAATCAACACACAACAGAAAATAGCCGAAAGTGTTTTGGTACCAGTTGATTTAGTCATTCGCGATTCGTGCAGGTTTTTGGTTCAGGAAGAAAAATCAAAAACGTAA
- a CDS encoding AAA family ATPase yields the protein MVKNINKIHIIGSVGSGKTTLARNLSSQLRIPHYELDNVVWMRSENGDIRRTEQERDNYLSSIVQSKRWIIEGVHHNWVGESFREADLIIFLDTPYSIRNYRIIKRFFLQKIGTEKSNYNPTFQIFKRMFMWNKNYENKEKPEILKRLSEYNTKLVILKDNDETKGILGGERS from the coding sequence GTGGTAAAGAACATAAACAAAATCCATATTATCGGTTCAGTTGGAAGCGGCAAAACTACGCTAGCAAGAAACCTGTCCTCGCAGTTAAGGATTCCTCATTATGAGCTAGACAATGTCGTTTGGATGAGATCAGAGAATGGAGATATTCGTCGGACTGAACAGGAACGAGATAACTATTTATCAAGTATTGTTCAATCGAAACGGTGGATTATTGAGGGTGTTCATCATAATTGGGTAGGGGAGAGTTTTCGCGAAGCGGACCTCATTATTTTTCTAGACACACCTTATTCAATAAGAAATTATAGAATAATAAAGCGATTTTTCTTACAAAAAATAGGAACCGAGAAATCCAATTATAACCCAACATTCCAAATATTTAAGAGGATGTTCATGTGGAATAAAAACTACGAAAACAAAGAGAAGCCTGAGATATTGAAGAGGTTATCCGAGTACAATACTAAGCTAGTCATTTTAAAAGATAACGATGAAACAAAAGGAATTTTAGGTGGTGAGCGATCGTGA
- a CDS encoding protein phosphatase 2C domain-containing protein gives MKIETITYKGVGELNEDSLILNDDISLYGVADGVSSLVPFKSDDNLTGGYIASNEVKKYFEHVHHSTHLSQDLFMINQNIREKMEAYGIDMVKKEKLWGTAVAMVKISERGVEFIQTGDCMILVVYQDDHVRPLTHLQTEHLENKALNRWIELVQNGVNAREDLMNEVKDILISNRMKSNTPEGYGVLNGEESAIDYTEYGEINKVGLKHLILMTDGLFLPLESVPANENYWDYVAQRILQKGLKKYANELMELEESDPECLKYPRFKKSDDKAGLVITFKY, from the coding sequence GTGAAAATAGAGACAATTACGTATAAAGGTGTGGGAGAACTAAATGAAGATTCACTAATTCTAAATGATGACATTTCTCTATATGGTGTTGCGGACGGAGTATCTTCCCTGGTGCCTTTTAAAAGTGATGATAATCTTACAGGTGGATATATCGCATCGAATGAAGTGAAAAAGTATTTTGAACATGTACATCATTCCACTCATCTATCTCAGGACTTGTTCATGATCAATCAAAATATTAGAGAGAAAATGGAAGCGTACGGAATTGATATGGTAAAGAAAGAAAAGCTCTGGGGTACTGCTGTAGCGATGGTTAAGATTTCTGAGAGAGGCGTTGAGTTTATTCAAACAGGGGATTGTATGATTCTTGTAGTCTATCAAGATGACCATGTTCGACCCTTAACTCATCTCCAAACAGAACACTTAGAAAATAAAGCGCTAAATAGATGGATAGAGCTTGTACAAAATGGAGTAAACGCTAGAGAAGATTTAATGAATGAAGTCAAAGACATCCTGATTTCCAATAGAATGAAAAGTAATACACCGGAAGGATATGGTGTATTGAATGGCGAAGAGAGTGCTATTGATTATACGGAGTACGGGGAAATCAATAAAGTCGGATTAAAGCACCTTATTTTAATGACTGATGGATTGTTTTTGCCTCTTGAGAGTGTACCTGCTAATGAAAATTATTGGGATTATGTTGCTCAACGTATTCTTCAAAAGGGGCTCAAGAAGTATGCGAATGAGTTAATGGAGCTTGAGGAATCTGATCCAGAATGCTTGAAGTACCCAAGGTTTAAAAAGTCTGATGATAAAGCAGGTCTTGTGATTACTTTTAAGTACTGA
- a CDS encoding S1 RNA-binding domain-containing protein → MNTIEVGTVGTFTVARTIEHGYVLTDGREEVMLHFNDAVEEVEVDEELEAFLYHDKQGKMVATTYIPEIDFDTYAWCEVVDVVNNLGVFVDIGIPKHILVSMDDLPPKKSLWPFVHDELYVRLDLDKSNRLIAKPATENIVEYEAEPAPEDLLHKPISGRVYRLNPEVSAIFTEEGYQGFIHHTERKEEPRLGEWVKGRVIEVKGVGSLNVSLRPVKEEALGEDAEQILRYLEKNGGEMPFTDKSDPDAIRDTFKISKAAFKRAIGTLMKQKKVKQENGKTFLISE, encoded by the coding sequence ATGAATACAATAGAAGTTGGAACGGTCGGTACGTTTACCGTCGCTAGAACCATTGAACATGGGTATGTACTAACAGATGGTCGTGAAGAGGTTATGCTTCATTTCAATGATGCTGTTGAAGAAGTGGAAGTAGACGAGGAACTTGAAGCGTTTCTTTATCATGACAAGCAAGGAAAAATGGTGGCAACAACCTATATTCCAGAGATCGATTTCGACACATATGCGTGGTGCGAAGTCGTAGATGTAGTGAATAACCTAGGTGTTTTTGTTGATATTGGCATTCCAAAACACATTTTGGTTTCTATGGATGACCTTCCTCCAAAGAAGAGTCTATGGCCTTTTGTTCATGACGAATTGTACGTTCGCTTAGACTTGGATAAAAGCAATCGTCTCATTGCGAAACCTGCAACAGAAAATATTGTGGAATATGAAGCGGAACCAGCACCAGAAGACCTTTTGCATAAACCGATTAGTGGTCGCGTATATCGCTTGAATCCAGAGGTGTCCGCAATCTTCACCGAAGAAGGTTACCAGGGATTTATTCATCATACCGAGCGTAAAGAAGAGCCGAGACTTGGAGAATGGGTGAAAGGACGCGTCATTGAAGTGAAAGGTGTAGGTTCCTTAAACGTATCATTACGTCCCGTGAAAGAGGAAGCATTAGGAGAAGATGCTGAGCAGATCCTACGTTACCTAGAGAAAAACGGTGGCGAAATGCCTTTTACAGATAAAAGTGATCCTGATGCAATTCGTGATACGTTTAAGATTAGTAAGGCAGCATTTAAACGTGCAATAGGGACTTTAATGAAGCAGAAGAAAGTGAAGCAGGAGAATGGGAAGACATTCTTAATAAGTGAATAG